In Thermofilum pendens Hrk 5, the sequence GCGGCTTGCCCTCACCCGAGACGACTATAGCCTTCAGCTTCTTGCTCCCCATTACTGCTCCTACTCCGGTACGCCCCGCAGCCCTGTGGTCGTCGTTCATTATGTTCGCGAATAGCACTAGGTTCTCTCCTGCCGGGCCTATGCACGCGACGCTCACGTTTTTACCCTTAACCCTGGACTTGAGCACCCTGGTGGTATCGAAGACGTTTTTACCCCAGAGGTCGGACGCGTCCTTTATCTCCACGTGTCCGTCGACGATCTCGATGTATACAGGCTTCTCGGATGCACCCTCGATGAATATCATGTCGTAGCCCGCGAACTTCAGGTAGGCGCCGAACTCTCCCCCGCTGTTAGCACTGGCTATAGAGCCCGTAAGCGGTGAGCGCAGAGCCATCACGTGGTGCCTTCCCGGAGAGGGGACCCCGGCGATCCCGGTTATCGGGCCTGTCGTGAACGCTAAGACGTTCTCGGGGCCTAGGGGGTCTATGTCTTTCGGCGCGATGCCTTTAGCCATGTACTCCTTGAGGTACTTGTAGTAGAAAACGTACAGCGCGTAGCCCTTCCCCCCTATGTATTTTTCAGCCACCGCGGGGTCTATGGGATCTTCGCGTATGGTCTTATCGGTTAGGTTCACTGTGAGAATCTTGTTTACGTAGCCTCCTTTTATTGGCATGCTTTGTCGACTTATATTTTTAGTGAGAAGTATTTAAGCTACTCGTTATTTTTAACCGAAAATATCGACTTTAAGCATCGAGAGACGTTACTTTTATATGTAGACACCGGGCTCCTCTGCCGTGGTCGAAACTAGCCTGTTGTCAAAGTTGGCTAACGCCCCGGCGCCTAGCGGCTTCGAGAATAGAGTTCGAGAGATAATCGCGGAGGAGCTTGAAGAGCTGGGCTACGAGCCTGTAACGGACTCCCTTGGAAACCTGTACGTGGTGCTCGGAGAGGGTAGGCCGAGCCTGGTTTTAGCGGCGCATATGGACGAGGTAGGCTTTATAGTCACGCACGTAACGGAGGACGGGTTCTTGAGGGTAGCCCCGCTAGGCGGGGTAGTCGCGGAGGGGCTTCCCGGTCAGGAGGTGGTCGTGCTGACGGATGAGGGGCTTGTCGAGGGGGTTATAGGGGCTACTCCTCCGCATCTACGGGGGGCTACCCAGAAGGAGCTAACAGTGGAGGAGATTTTCATAGATATAGGAGTCTTGTCCCGGGAGGAGGCGCGCTCCAAGGGTGTGGACGTTGGTTCGCCTGTAACCTTCGCGGGGAACTTCAAGGAGAGAGGCGATGCAGTGATAAGCAAGGCGCTCGACGACCGCGTCGGGTGCTACGCGTTGCTGGAGGCCCTGAGAAGCGGGGCTACTCCGAAGAAGGGTAGCGTCGTCGTAGCGTTCACAGTGCAGGAGGAGGTCGGGCTGAGGGGATCCTCCGCGCTCGCGAAGGCTCTAGAGCCGAATTTCGCCGTAGCCGTCGAGGGAACCATTGCTAACGATACCCCGGGAACTCCTCCAGAGAAGGTTGTCACCAGGCTGGG encodes:
- a CDS encoding M42 family metallopeptidase gives rise to the protein MVETSLLSKLANAPAPSGFENRVREIIAEELEELGYEPVTDSLGNLYVVLGEGRPSLVLAAHMDEVGFIVTHVTEDGFLRVAPLGGVVAEGLPGQEVVVLTDEGLVEGVIGATPPHLRGATQKELTVEEIFIDIGVLSREEARSKGVDVGSPVTFAGNFKERGDAVISKALDDRVGCYALLEALRSGATPKKGSVVVAFTVQEEVGLRGSSALAKALEPNFAVAVEGTIANDTPGTPPEKVVTRLGRGPAVRLMDKSMIASMELYKHIKALAESKSIPYQVQISPYSGTDAGSFAVHGAAVSAVSVPVRYIHSPASLALKKDVDATVELLKALIEEPFP